The genomic DNA GCCTAATATAGTCTCGCAAATACAATCTGTATATAGTTATAGTCTCGCAAATTTATTGTGTATAGTAATAGTCTCGCAAAGCTCTTATTAAAGGAAAATAAATGTTGCGCCGGGCGAAGATGGAACTCGGGACATTAGGCTATACTCCCTACACGGTTAAACGGTTAGGCCACTCCATTCATGAGATTTATTGAAAGAGCGGTTATACTATCTAAGAATTTCAGAGAATATGGGTGTTggtgaaataaataaaccccACTATATCAgatcaaaatatataacacttaAACCATTCAATCTAAAAAATGGAATTTCTTAAATCTTACTTCTATATAATTGTAGCTGTGACGGAATTACGGAATGTAGAAACATGGAAGACGAATGCAGTGAAAGAGCGAACTGCGAGAATAAACCAAAAGTCTGCACTGATATACCAATAATATGGGTAAGCTTTtatcaacataaaatatttgttattggACAGTCTGTATAGGTGGTGTCCTAACTTTTGTGGgggttttataaacaattttcaGTTCGTTAAACTTTATGTTTGCTTTTGTCACTTACAGCACtaacgtttttatatttttgtaataagaTTAATGGTATGTTAAAACCCCTGGTATTCAACATCaatcttctttattttcacagCAAGAAGTTTCACCCAGTTTCGCCCCCGGGATGACACATGGCGTTCTTATAGAAATTCGACGTTGTAGTGGGTTATACAATTTCGTATTCGGTTTCTCAGTTTGCAATGGAATGAGCGAATGTCTAAATGGAGAAGATGAACGGAATTGCACAGAACGCTTTATATGCGATGCTGGTCAGCGTGCATGGCTATCAggttagatatatatatatatatatatatatacctataatATATCACCCTATCCTATAATGGCCCAACACACCCTCTaccttataatatatatgcttCTGCTACCGGCAGGCGTATTTATACTTGTAGAAAAActcaacaaatatttaaagtttgtcgtttattatttgttatcTGAATTAAATTATAGTTCCAAAAGTTCTGGTCCAAATCCggtctgtttaaaaatttttcagttttaccgtttatattactttctaaaaataattacagtgCAACGTGAAACTatcatattataattatatagtagggtagggtgAATTAGGCCTCCGCGGGAGAAATGAGATACTTCTTTAAAATCTTCATTTACGGGTacccatttaataataaacgaAACAAATCCAATACTGTTTGACAGTATTCTCGCCTGGTACAACACAGTGCTCGgtatataatgtaatttaatttaaactgtttaacaGGCACAAAAAACATGGTGAGCATTGCAAACTCGCAGAAGTGCGACGCTGTCTACCCTCCCGACTGTCTTGATTCGTCCGACGAAATTAACTGTAGTGACTCCACACACTTTTACTGTGAAAGTGGAACTCCTTTCTTTGTACGTCGAGACCAAGTGGTGGACGGTAAAAGAGATTGTGCAGATGCATCGGATGAGTGCCCACCTGATATGTTCCAAACCAATGCACTATCTTCACGGGAAGAACTCATTAAAGTCCCATTTTTAAGAGCAATGGTATGGTTTATGGCTTTTGTGGCAATCATAGGAAATTGTGtggtttttattctttcatcAAAATCTCTTATTAAAAACTCGATAAAAGCGCAAAATGCAAGAGCTCCTGGAGTCGTTGTGATCAACAAGCTTTTAATTCTTAATCTTTCCATTGCCGACTTGCTTATGGGAATTGCTCTGTTGATTATCGGCATCAAGTCGGCTCAATTTTCGGGACAGTACTGCTGGAGAGACCTGCTATGGCGCAGTAGTACTACATGCGATGTCATTGGAATTTTGTCCGTGCTCTCATGCGAAGCGTCGGTTCTCTCTCTCGTATGTTTAACTTCATATCGTGTCTACATGATCTATTTCCCTTTTAAATCAACGACAGTTAGCACCAAAGTGGCGAGTATCTGGATTATGTGCATTTGggttgtatgttttattttggcCCTTCTGCCTCTGGTAGACCAGCTCTCTCGTTACATGGTGGAAACAATGCTAATTAAAACCACGCCCTATCTAACAACTGAAATAATTCGGTTCAACCAGCTATTGGAATTTACAAAAAGGATTTCCGCTACTCAACAGAATGTCAGCGTCGATGGTATATTAACGACAGGCTCCTGGTCAGTTTTGCAGCGTTTTCTCAGTGACAATTTTCCTAAATACGTACCTGAACGAGTTGGATATTTCGGTTACTACAGCGCAAGTGCTGTGTGTCTGCCACGTTATTTCAAACTACCGACTGACCAGTTTGAAATCAATGCAATTTCTCCCGTTATCATGAGTTTTAATTTCATTGCACTGCTCTACATCTGCGGTGCATACGCTGCGATTTATAAAAGAACATATTCTGGGAACATGGCAGTAAATACAGCACAAAGGCAACACACGGAACAGCGCCAGAAAATCGCAAAAAAGATGCAACGAAAAATTTCGATTCTCATTCTCACAGATTTATGCTGCTGGCTTCCAGTATGCCTCATGACTTTTATAAGTCTAAGAAAGGCAGGTCTGCATGACTCCGTATATTCCTTTTCTGCGATCATTCTCTTACCGATAAACAGCTCGCTAAACCCAATCATCTACACAGATGCAGTTCCAAAACTTTACACAAAGCTAAAACAAATCGGGTTGCAGGTCAGGACATTGGTGAATAATACGCAAACACAAATTACATCCACAACTGGAATTCCCAACGTGACAACAACATCAGtataattgaatgtaacagtcgttattacacgggtgtaatgtttcatacatccgtgccagcttacgagttaccacgtatgtaacttagtggtgATTGTTTGTCTGCATCGTACCAGTTAGACAACCTAATAGTGACCAGCACTGAGTTGGAACAATCgctaaacaaattaaaacctttCAAATGTTGTAGGTTGCGAGTTTGAACCACCTATCGAGTATCATGGTTTGATAAACATAGACTGAAAtgtttcgtacagtttgataaaacttgttttagaattaaaagaaaatccGATAAATGTACAGGAGAAAAATTGGCAGAAGTCATTTAGACTTAAATTGAAGCACAATGATGCCGCTTTCAATTTGAatgtataaaatttatgttgttaAGAAACCATGTCCCACTTTAACATACTTTGTGGTTGTGCATCAGATATTATTGCCAAACCCTCAAAAGTTtgtaattcaatttttttacctcatgtgtaatttaaatataggCTAACATATCGCTTACTGATTAATTCTCCAATCCAGTGTCGTAGTTGAAATATTTCGCACAGTTTGATTTTTCTcataaattagttttagttaTGCTAGAAAAACTAAGATATGTACAAGCGAAAAACAGACAGCgggacaaaaatatataaaaatattgtttttggaagtgttgtcaattaataatgATATGATAGAACTGATTCGTGTATCACCCCAAAACCGCCATATATTTTTGAGTTTAGAGTTTAGTCGACCGTTGGAGTAAAAGGGTTATAGCTACGctaattaatttaatacgtgCTCACTTATTAGAACTTATCTctcttgttgtttaaaatacgattaagGCAGAGTACAGAAATAAAGGTATTTCTAAAGGTTTggattagaatatttaaatattatgtgctaaaggtgtcccgtataTCCCTatcttacaaaatatttcctGAAAGACTTTTTTCAAATCATAACGCTAAGTTCAGAAAGTGTCATAGCACCACCAGCAGTTTTATGGTCCCACTgtaatgcatttaaaattttggctTCTATACTGAGTACTTGGTGACTTTGCTTAAATAGTATTGTTCAATTTAATGATAGAATGACTAGAATTTCGTATATTGTCGGTTTAAATTAGAGAATGGTTTTCCATAAAGATCCTTGTGGGGTATtctgtattttgtttaccTATGCGTTGGTGGCATATGCGGACTATGTTATCATTCAACATGTAATTCTTACTACATTGACGGGAAGGTAAGTGCTTGTTTTGCTTGCTGGTCCGTCATGTCCCATGAACATTATATACTAGAGAATAGGAATAATCTAATACAGCTGGTGCTAGTGAACCATCCCTTTTCCcacgttatctgctaaccaGTAAACATAACGTTACCGTAACTACTAACTTATATAATCAGTTGGCCTAACACCTCACTAATACCTCACTAATAACTCCCAACTCTGTTAAAACTTTTCATCAGCCTATTCTGTAACAAACCAGAGGATTTTAACCTGTTTGCTTTTACTTGCAGTATTTGGGGAGCTGTTCATTGCGTGTTGTTTAACACAATTATATTCGGAGTGCTTTATTCACATGCAAGAACGGTCTTTTCGGATCCAGGAATAGTTCCGTTGCCCATTATGGGACTTGACTTCTCTGATCTACATGTACAAGGCAAAGGTCACATGGACCAGGTATGATTGGTCTATGAATAAACCCAGTGGGTTGTCGAAATTGTCGGCCATAAATACAGAAAAAGCactcccacaaagttatatacgtggtaacttataaacttgcacgaggtatataaacatttgtgttataacagttAACGAATCATGTTTACATAAATACTAATTATAAACAAGGGTCATGTTTCAtaatgtttggtgtataatacacctggcctACTTGCATGTTTCTATGAATAAAAGTTTGacagtgattttttttactgaatgataatcaattttctttaCTAAATGATAACAAATTTACGTTTTTCACAACTGTACAATTTTGTTACATTTCTTTACTTTCCGGAAAGCAAATTCCTAACCAaccagaatatttaaagagaaCGCCAACACACAAATCTCGTTTTTTAAGTTgctttgcttttttatttttagtaattaTTGCTCTCACATGCAACATTGTAGCAATAACATAAGGGCTTGGCATTCCGTCCAATTTTTAGCCAAGCACCCAAAAGAAAACCTTTGGGCTTAAACGTTTGTGCTCAGGCTCGACACGTCTCTACAATTACTATTTTATGACTTTCAAGTTTTTTGTTACAGAGCAATGGAGAAGATTGGACAGTTTGTCAACGATGTGAAACCTACAGACCACCGAGAGCTCACCATTGTAAAATATGCAGGCGTTGTGTGAGACGTATGGATCATCATTGTCCATGGTATGAATTAACAACTTAAATCGAAAAGAATATTATTGATTCGAAATTCATAAGTAGTTTCAAACTTTCAACAGTTGAAATCAATTGCTAGAGAGCTTTTTTAGAGTTATCTTATTTTGGGCAGAAATGGTATATTAGTTAAATAATGGGGATTTCTAGACAggtttattctcttttttattttactcggaaaatttctgatttggtattGCAAGACATAATGTCTTTTTAAAATAGGAGTTGCATACTGTGTTTTGGCACCTAAAATTTACACTTTAATAC from Ciona intestinalis unplaced genomic scaffold, KH HT001261.1, whole genome shotgun sequence includes the following:
- the LOC104266781 gene encoding uncharacterized protein LOC104266781, whose product is PEGSYQCENSLRCIPRSYLCDGLDHCGDCSDEIEECEVPVMFRCPNDIRKTCLHWSYACDPYADCPNVEDDIFTIGPGFKCQKQYGLTDVKRYCILPQWSLKDSYFSCDDRSDLCYQNDTFHCSLCLDGKTVIAPRQICDGIFDCPDLSDECLCVASSLKTAELCNNVCYGYPSSPCSKCNEEEVLCDGICLPYSKVCNGIVDCHISSIDERWCTVESRTFMPIRPKDFTCEPTPDILQRAIDHGNLGYLANKSFPVMAKSCDGITECRNMEDECSERANCENKPKVCTDIPIIWQEVSPSFAPGMTHGVLIEIRRCSGLYNFVFGFSVCNGMSECLNGEDERNCTERFICDAGQRAWLSGTKNMVSIANSQKCDAVYPPDCLDSSDEINCSDSTHFYCESGTPFFVRRDQVVDGKRDCADASDECPPDMFQTNALSSREELIKVPFLRAMVWFMAFVAIIGNCVVFILSSKSLIKNSIKAQNARAPGVVVINKLLILNLSIADLLMGIALLIIGIKSAQFSGQYCWRDLLWRSSTTCDVIGILSVLSCEASVLSLVCLTSYRVYMIYFPFKSTTVSTKVASIWIMCIWVVCFILALLPLVDQLSRYMVETMLIKTTPYLTTEIIRFNQLLEFTKRISATQQNVSVDGILTTGSWSVLQRFLSDNFPKYVPERVGYFGYYSASAVCLPRYFKLPTDQFEINAISPVIMSFNFIALLYICGAYAAIYKRTYSGNMAVNTAQRQHTEQRQKIAKKMQRKISILILTDLCCWLPVCLMTFISLRKAGLHDSVYSFSAIILLPINSSLNPIIYTDAVPKLYTKLKQIGLQVRTLVNNTQTQITSTTGIPNVTTTSV
- the LOC100181881 gene encoding palmitoyltransferase ZDHHC3 isoform X2 — protein: MVFHKDPCGVFCILFTYALVAYADYVIIQHVILTTLTGSIWGAVHCVLFNTIIFGVLYSHARTVFSDPGIVPLPIMGLDFSDLHVQGKGHMDQSNGEDWTVCQRCETYRPPRAHHCKICRRCVRRMDHHCPWVNNCIGEMNQKYFIQFLFYTALLCIYALILNISGWMWMFGNARSSNADLLSRKSTVYLQYLGTKLEWNIQYIAVGKLDPLDPESQEWHYYEKYLVTDQFIPG